The following are encoded together in the Lactuca sativa cultivar Salinas chromosome 1, Lsat_Salinas_v11, whole genome shotgun sequence genome:
- the LOC111878824 gene encoding uncharacterized protein LOC111878824 — protein MADGRSDSAKEEEDAKVRILIEKGKEGKKEMIDKDKEKSPTHDKETHGTSNDIGRDTPIEQVKGPGVLERAKEEIEAVVEAIHPKK, from the exons ATGGCGGACGGAAGATCTGATTCTGCGAAAG aggaagaagatgcAAAAGTCAGAATCTTGATTGAAAAAGGCAAAGAAGGAAAGAAAGAAATGATTGATAAAGATAAAGAGAAATCACCGACACATGACAAGGAAACACATGGAACAAGTAATGACATTGGCCGAGACACCCCAATTGAGCAAGTCAAAGGACCGGGTGTTCTTGAAAGAGCCAAGGAAGAAATTGAAGCTGTTGTGGAAGCAATTCACCCTAAAAAATAA